Proteins encoded by one window of Cyclobacteriaceae bacterium:
- a CDS encoding ABC transporter ATP-binding protein encodes MQTKTARIPAIVYEPEKILLTTRNLSIGYSAAQPLFSELNLSLLAGELVCFMGPNGIGKSTLIKTLARLQQPLQGTITIGSASVEIEKKLSVVLTDRITATNMTVKELVAYGRYPYMNWSAKLTKQDEEAMDQAIALTRTHQLVNKQIGQLSDGQMQMVMIARALAQQTPLLLLDEPTAHLDLNNRVEIMNLLRELAHTTGKGILIATHELDLALQTADRIWLTGKEQNLLTGIPEDLVLDGSFDEIFRFKGFDLKTGKVFHKPWRGVSIKVEGSGYELLWTKNALERNGFIVHDHADYQIEIISDAQHVNWRFQDKSYATLYDLLDSLSQLT; translated from the coding sequence TTGCAAACCAAAACAGCCAGAATACCTGCAATCGTGTACGAACCTGAAAAAATATTACTGACCACCCGGAATCTCAGTATCGGGTATTCTGCTGCACAACCCTTGTTTAGTGAATTGAATCTCTCTTTGTTGGCGGGCGAATTGGTTTGCTTCATGGGCCCGAATGGCATTGGAAAATCAACCTTAATAAAAACGCTGGCGAGACTTCAGCAACCACTGCAGGGAACCATTACCATTGGATCCGCTTCCGTGGAAATTGAAAAAAAACTGTCGGTTGTACTTACGGATCGCATTACGGCTACCAACATGACCGTGAAAGAACTGGTAGCCTATGGCCGATATCCGTACATGAACTGGTCGGCCAAACTTACCAAACAAGATGAAGAGGCGATGGATCAGGCGATTGCCTTGACGCGCACTCATCAGTTGGTGAACAAACAAATCGGCCAGCTTAGTGACGGGCAGATGCAAATGGTGATGATTGCACGTGCACTGGCGCAGCAAACGCCTCTATTATTATTGGATGAACCCACTGCCCACCTTGACTTGAATAATCGGGTGGAGATTATGAATTTACTTCGGGAACTGGCACATACCACCGGCAAAGGAATTTTAATTGCCACGCATGAGCTTGACCTCGCGCTTCAAACAGCCGACCGCATTTGGCTAACCGGAAAAGAACAAAACCTGCTGACGGGAATTCCGGAAGATTTGGTGCTTGACGGATCATTCGATGAGATTTTTCGGTTTAAAGGATTTGATTTGAAAACCGGAAAAGTGTTTCACAAACCCTGGCGAGGTGTCTCCATTAAAGTAGAGGGAAGTGGCTACGAACTGCTCTGGACAAAAAATGCGTTGGAACGGAATGGATTCATTGTTCATGATCATGCAGATTATCAAATTGAAATTATTTCTGACGCCCAGCACGTAAACTGGCGCTTTCAAGACAAATCATATGCAACGCTTTATGATTTATTGGACTCGCTCTCGCAGCTAACCTGA
- a CDS encoding tetratricopeptide repeat protein → MARATAAVFFLLFSFSSFAQSDAVKDIVREGIALHDAHNYEEAIAKYQEALKLDSASSLVHYEMALTYYHMKEYEKVIFHAKTAIDQNDNITLSAIIVMGSALDDSGRTRESVELYKEALEKYPNEYLLLFNYAISSLRLNQRDEAEQALIRGISVNLGHASSHLRLGYIQKEKGDRIKALLSLYFFMMLENNTERAAEAYSQLVNLFYKGVKRDAENPNNITINLSANDKGGFDSGELMLSVIAAASLDKHKDKNEFERFAADTHSFFQILGELKEKESKKKKNKKKDKEQAQSADLWNYYVDFFYELGKAGFTEVLCYQAAVASKNEIPIKWVEANQEKIELFQVWVQNQ, encoded by the coding sequence ATGGCCCGAGCAACTGCCGCTGTTTTTTTTCTTCTCTTTTCGTTTTCATCCTTTGCACAGTCGGATGCTGTAAAGGACATCGTACGTGAGGGCATTGCCCTTCATGATGCACATAACTACGAGGAAGCTATTGCCAAATATCAGGAAGCGCTTAAGCTGGATTCAGCGTCATCATTAGTTCATTATGAAATGGCGCTAACTTATTACCACATGAAAGAATACGAAAAAGTAATTTTTCATGCGAAGACTGCAATCGATCAAAACGATAATATCACGCTGTCGGCTATTATTGTAATGGGTTCTGCACTTGATGATTCGGGTAGAACCCGGGAATCCGTTGAGTTATATAAAGAGGCATTGGAGAAATACCCCAACGAATATTTGCTTCTGTTTAATTATGCCATCAGTAGCCTCAGACTAAACCAGCGTGATGAAGCTGAACAAGCATTGATTCGCGGTATCAGTGTTAACTTGGGCCATGCCAGTAGTCATTTGCGTTTGGGTTATATTCAGAAGGAGAAGGGAGATCGCATTAAGGCTCTACTAAGTTTGTATTTTTTCATGATGCTGGAAAACAACACGGAGCGTGCCGCTGAAGCATACAGCCAATTGGTCAATCTTTTCTATAAAGGTGTTAAACGTGATGCGGAAAATCCTAATAACATTACTATTAATCTGAGTGCAAATGACAAAGGAGGTTTTGATTCGGGTGAGCTTATGCTCTCGGTAATTGCAGCTGCTTCGTTGGACAAGCATAAGGACAAAAACGAATTTGAGCGATTTGCGGCTGATACCCACAGCTTCTTTCAAATACTGGGCGAGCTAAAAGAGAAGGAATCCAAAAAGAAAAAGAACAAGAAGAAAGATAAAGAACAAGCCCAATCAGCTGATCTTTGGAATTATTATGTTGATTTTTTTTATGAATTGGGTAAGGCCGGGTTCACAGAGGTATTATGTTACCAGGCTGCCGTTGCCTCCAAAAATGAAATCCCAATAAAGTGGGTGGAAGCAAACCAGGAGAAGATCGAACTATTTCAAGTCTGGGTTCAGAATCAATAA
- a CDS encoding iron ABC transporter permease, with product MKKTLKKHPWLILSALLAGLIVLNLSQGSVQISVSDWLGLAGLAPNSNPVIRDIIVDFRLTKTLTCILAGGALALGGLMMQTLFRNPLAGPDVLGLSSGASLAVALLVMVGNPFIHNLGGSFVISLGATVGSASILLLILAVANRIKDNTSLLLIGLMVGATTASLVSVLQFVSRTEDQHYFLIWTFGSMGGLNWSELMVLGGVLLTGIVLAFYVSKPLNAWLLGDNYARSLGVNLASLRFLIILATSLLAGSVTAFCGPIAFIGLAVPHLTRLLINTTNHRILIPGVLVMGASVMLFCDTVAQLPGNAYVLPINAITALIGAPVVIWVIVRAKKVVV from the coding sequence ATGAAAAAAACCCTTAAAAAACATCCCTGGCTCATTCTTTCGGCACTTTTGGCCGGGCTTATCGTCCTGAACCTGTCGCAGGGAAGCGTGCAGATTTCGGTTTCAGATTGGCTGGGGTTGGCAGGTTTGGCGCCAAATTCAAATCCGGTTATTCGTGATATAATTGTTGATTTCAGGCTAACCAAAACCCTGACTTGCATCCTGGCCGGGGGTGCCCTCGCTTTAGGCGGGTTAATGATGCAGACCCTTTTCAGAAATCCGTTGGCAGGTCCCGATGTATTGGGACTGAGTTCTGGCGCAAGCCTGGCGGTGGCTCTTTTGGTAATGGTCGGCAATCCCTTCATCCATAACCTGGGTGGATCATTTGTAATTTCTTTGGGCGCAACCGTAGGTTCTGCATCCATTCTGCTTCTGATTCTGGCGGTAGCCAATAGAATAAAGGACAACACTTCACTTTTATTAATCGGACTGATGGTTGGGGCTACCACGGCTTCATTAGTGAGTGTCTTGCAGTTTGTTAGTCGAACGGAAGATCAACACTACTTCCTTATCTGGACTTTCGGCAGTATGGGGGGGCTGAATTGGAGCGAATTGATGGTGCTGGGTGGTGTTCTTTTAACAGGCATCGTACTGGCATTTTATGTATCCAAACCGCTAAATGCCTGGCTCTTGGGCGACAATTACGCCCGCAGCCTCGGTGTTAACCTCGCCTCTTTACGTTTTTTGATCATCCTGGCCACCAGTCTGCTGGCCGGATCGGTTACAGCCTTTTGTGGCCCGATTGCCTTTATCGGTCTTGCCGTCCCCCACCTTACCCGGCTCCTTATTAACACAACTAACCACAGAATATTGATACCCGGTGTACTGGTAATGGGCGCAAGCGTGATGTTGTTTTGCGATACCGTTGCCCAACTTCCCGGAAACGCTTATGTATTACCGATTAATGCCATCACTGCGTTGATTGGGGCACCGGTGGTTATTTGGGTAATTGTGCGGGCTAAGAAAGTTGTGGTATAA
- the rplC gene encoding 50S ribosomal protein L3 has product MPGIIGRKVGMTSVYGPEGENIACTVIEAGPCVVTQVKNADTDGYRAVQLSFGEAKEKNTPKALIGHFKKASTTPKRNTVEFRDFRAEFDGIIELGKEVRVQDVFKEGDWLDAVGTSKGRGFQGVVKRHGFSGVGEATHGQHNRLRAPGSMGNASFASRVPKGKRLAGRMGNDRVKVTNLRVVKIMADQNLIIVSGSVPGAKNSTVILQK; this is encoded by the coding sequence ATGCCTGGAATTATAGGACGAAAAGTAGGAATGACGAGCGTTTATGGCCCTGAAGGTGAGAACATCGCCTGCACGGTGATCGAAGCTGGTCCCTGCGTAGTCACTCAAGTAAAAAACGCTGACACTGACGGTTACCGTGCAGTTCAGTTATCATTTGGCGAGGCCAAAGAGAAAAACACACCGAAAGCTCTTATCGGGCATTTCAAAAAAGCAAGCACCACCCCTAAGCGCAACACCGTTGAGTTTCGCGATTTCCGTGCAGAGTTCGATGGCATCATTGAATTAGGTAAGGAGGTTCGTGTGCAAGACGTATTTAAGGAAGGCGATTGGTTGGATGCCGTAGGCACCTCCAAAGGTCGCGGTTTCCAGGGTGTTGTTAAGCGCCACGGCTTTAGCGGTGTGGGTGAAGCCACCCACGGTCAGCATAACCGTTTGCGTGCACCCGGTTCTATGGGTAACGCTTCATTTGCTTCCCGTGTACCAAAGGGCAAACGCCTGGCGGGCCGTATGGGTAACGATCGTGTGAAAGTAACCAACCTGCGTGTGGTGAAAATCATGGCGGATCAAAACCTGATCATTGTAAGTGGCTCTGTTCCGGGAGCTAAAAACTCAACTGTAATTCTGCAGAAGTAA
- the rplD gene encoding 50S ribosomal protein L4, with product MEVSVVKYSGEQTGKKVSLSDAVFAIEPNDHAIYLDVKSYLANQRQGTHKSKQRNEISGSSKKIKKQKGTGGARAGNIKNPQFKGGGRVFGPQPRDYSFKLNKKVKDLARKSALTYKAKDNAIAVIEDFNFEAPKTKQYLNMLSALSLADKKTLLVLPESNKGVVLSGRNLKQAKITTADQINTYDVMNADNVIFVESSVSKVENILNKES from the coding sequence ATGGAAGTAAGTGTAGTAAAATATAGCGGAGAGCAAACCGGTAAGAAAGTGAGTCTTTCCGATGCCGTATTTGCCATCGAGCCAAACGACCACGCCATTTACCTGGACGTGAAAAGTTACCTGGCCAATCAGCGTCAGGGTACGCACAAGTCGAAGCAGCGTAACGAAATTTCGGGCTCCAGCAAGAAAATCAAGAAGCAGAAAGGTACCGGAGGAGCACGTGCGGGTAACATCAAGAACCCTCAGTTCAAAGGTGGTGGACGTGTATTTGGTCCTCAACCCCGCGATTATTCTTTCAAATTGAACAAGAAAGTAAAGGATCTGGCGCGTAAGTCGGCTCTTACTTATAAGGCAAAGGATAACGCCATTGCCGTTATTGAAGATTTCAATTTCGAAGCACCCAAAACCAAGCAGTACCTCAACATGTTGTCGGCATTATCATTAGCTGATAAGAAGACTTTGTTGGTATTGCCGGAAAGCAATAAGGGTGTGGTGCTTTCAGGAAGAAACCTGAAGCAGGCAAAAATTACCACTGCCGATCAGATCAACACATATGATGTGATGAATGCCGATAACGTCATTTTTGTTGAGAGCTCAGTAAGCAAAGTGGAGAACATTTTAAATAAAGAGTCATGA
- the rplW gene encoding 50S ribosomal protein L23: MSVLKKPLVTEKVSALNEKGKYGFIVDIEANKVEIKQAVEKQYGVTVEKVNTMRVMGKQKSRYTKAGVLTGRKPNYKKAIVTLAAGEVIDFYSNV, translated from the coding sequence ATGAGCGTACTGAAGAAGCCCCTGGTAACAGAAAAAGTATCTGCCCTGAATGAAAAGGGTAAGTACGGCTTCATTGTAGATATTGAAGCAAACAAAGTAGAGATCAAGCAGGCTGTTGAAAAGCAGTATGGCGTAACGGTTGAGAAGGTGAACACCATGCGTGTAATGGGTAAGCAAAAATCCCGCTACACCAAAGCAGGTGTGCTAACCGGCCGCAAGCCCAACTACAAGAAGGCCATTGTAACATTGGCCGCAGGTGAAGTAATAGACTTTTATAGCAACGTATAA
- the rplB gene encoding 50S ribosomal protein L2 — translation MALKKLKPVTPGTRHRLAPSFEDISASAPEKSLVTTRKKTGGRNNNGKMTMRYIGGGHKQKIRIIDFKREKAGVPATVKSIEYDPTRSARIALLHYADGAKAYILAPNGLKSGQQVVSGAEVAPEVGNALPLAKIPLGTIVHNVELKPGKGGAIARSAGSFVQLLARENGLATLKMPSGEMRNVLEVCMATVGAVSNADHMNESVGKAGRTRWKGRRPRNRGVSMNPVDHPMGGGEGRASGGHPRSRKGLIAKGKKTRHPKKYSDRLIISRRKK, via the coding sequence ATGGCGTTGAAGAAATTAAAACCGGTAACACCAGGCACACGACACAGGTTGGCCCCGTCTTTTGAAGACATTTCGGCCTCAGCTCCTGAGAAGTCGCTGGTTACTACGCGTAAGAAAACCGGGGGAAGAAACAATAACGGTAAGATGACCATGCGCTACATTGGTGGTGGTCATAAGCAGAAGATAAGAATCATTGACTTCAAGCGTGAAAAAGCTGGTGTTCCGGCTACGGTGAAGTCGATTGAGTATGATCCTACACGCTCTGCGCGTATTGCTTTGTTGCACTATGCAGATGGTGCAAAGGCATACATACTTGCTCCGAACGGATTAAAATCCGGCCAGCAGGTTGTTTCAGGTGCTGAAGTTGCTCCTGAAGTAGGAAATGCACTGCCGCTTGCAAAAATTCCGTTAGGTACTATTGTTCACAACGTTGAACTGAAGCCTGGCAAAGGTGGTGCAATTGCACGCAGTGCCGGTTCTTTTGTTCAATTGTTGGCTCGTGAAAACGGTTTGGCAACATTGAAGATGCCTTCCGGAGAAATGCGTAACGTACTGGAAGTATGTATGGCTACTGTAGGTGCGGTTTCCAATGCTGATCACATGAACGAAAGTGTGGGTAAGGCTGGTCGCACCCGTTGGAAAGGAAGAAGACCTCGTAACCGTGGTGTTTCTATGAACCCTGTTGATCACCCGATGGGTGGTGGTGAAGGACGTGCTTCAGGTGGTCACCCGCGCTCGCGCAAGGGCTTGATTGCCAAGGGTAAGAAAACCCGTCATCCTAAAAAGTATTCTGATCGATTAATCATATCCAGGAGGAAAAAATAA
- the rpsS gene encoding 30S ribosomal protein S19 yields MGRSIKKGPYCDFRLLKKVEATEKSGKKSVIKTWSRRSTITPEMIGHTFAVHNGNKFIPVYVTENMVGHKLGEFAPTRTFKGHSGNRKEA; encoded by the coding sequence ATGGGACGCTCGATTAAAAAAGGACCGTATTGCGATTTCCGTCTGCTTAAGAAAGTAGAGGCAACCGAGAAGTCAGGTAAAAAATCGGTGATCAAAACATGGTCACGCAGATCAACAATTACCCCTGAGATGATCGGCCACACGTTTGCGGTTCACAATGGAAATAAATTCATTCCGGTTTACGTAACCGAAAACATGGTGGGACATAAGTTAGGTGAATTTGCACCCACCCGCACGTTCAAAGGTCACTCCGGTAACAGAAAAGAAGCTTAG
- the rplV gene encoding 50S ribosomal protein L22, which yields MEAVEKKTKRSVVKREKRDARKEAAKTGEVVAKLKNVPTSPRKMRLVADLIRGERVNKALNILKYEPKVGSFKLEKLLLSAIANWENKNQEAKLEEADLYVKDVWVDGGRILKRLRPAPQGRAHRVRKRSNHVTLVLDSLKKNESVATEQETKE from the coding sequence ATGGAAGCTGTAGAGAAAAAGACTAAAAGGTCTGTCGTAAAAAGAGAGAAGCGTGATGCACGCAAAGAAGCAGCTAAAACCGGAGAGGTTGTAGCCAAGTTGAAGAATGTCCCCACATCGCCACGTAAAATGAGGCTGGTTGCCGATTTGATCCGTGGTGAGCGCGTGAACAAAGCCCTCAATATACTTAAGTATGAACCTAAAGTGGGTTCATTCAAATTGGAGAAACTTCTTCTTTCTGCTATTGCAAACTGGGAGAACAAGAACCAGGAAGCCAAGCTTGAAGAAGCAGACTTATATGTAAAGGATGTTTGGGTTGATGGTGGTCGTATTTTAAAGAGACTCCGTCCGGCTCCCCAGGGAAGAGCACACCGCGTCCGTAAGCGTTCCAACCACGTAACGCTGGTGTTGGATAGCCTGAAGAAAAATGAAAGCGTAGCAACTGAACAAGAAACTAAGGAATAG
- the rpsC gene encoding 30S ribosomal protein S3, which produces MGQKINPIGLRLGIVRGWDSNWYGGNTFSDKLVEDQKIRKYIDARIPKGGIAKVVIERTLKRITLTIHTARPGVVIGKGGTEVDKIKEELKKITGKDVQINIFEIKRPELDAKLVGESIAQQIEARISYKRAMKQAIASAIRVGAEGIKIKVSGRLAGADMARTEQYKEGRIPLHTLRADIDYAISEAQTVYGKIGIKVWIFKGEVYGKRDLSPNVGVVSNAGAGQGAGAERGGDRGGRRRQEGRGGRTGRGGENRREKR; this is translated from the coding sequence ATGGGACAAAAAATTAACCCTATAGGACTTCGTCTGGGTATCGTTCGCGGTTGGGATTCCAACTGGTATGGCGGAAATACATTCTCCGACAAGTTGGTTGAAGATCAGAAGATCAGAAAGTACATCGATGCCCGTATCCCAAAAGGTGGTATCGCCAAAGTTGTTATTGAACGCACGTTAAAGCGCATCACCCTTACCATTCACACGGCTCGTCCGGGTGTGGTTATCGGTAAAGGCGGAACAGAAGTAGATAAGATTAAAGAGGAGTTGAAAAAGATCACCGGTAAGGATGTTCAGATCAACATCTTCGAAATCAAACGTCCTGAATTGGATGCTAAACTTGTCGGCGAATCAATAGCACAACAAATTGAAGCGCGTATTTCATACAAGCGTGCCATGAAGCAGGCGATTGCCTCTGCTATCCGTGTAGGCGCAGAAGGAATCAAGATTAAAGTTTCTGGTCGTTTGGCCGGTGCCGATATGGCCCGCACAGAACAATATAAAGAAGGACGTATTCCTTTGCACACCCTGCGCGCTGACATTGATTATGCCATTTCAGAGGCACAGACTGTTTACGGTAAGATCGGTATCAAAGTATGGATCTTCAAAGGTGAAGTATATGGCAAGCGCGATCTGTCACCTAATGTGGGTGTGGTAAGCAACGCAGGTGCAGGCCAGGGTGCTGGTGCTGAGCGCGGTGGTGATCGTGGCGGAAGAAGAAGACAGGAGGGCCGTGGAGGTCGCACCGGTCGTGGTGGTGAAAATCGCAGAGAAAAACGTTAA
- the rplP gene encoding 50S ribosomal protein L16, translated as MLQPKRTKFRKMQKGRVKGIATRGHTIAFGSFGLKSLEGGWITSRQLEAARIAVTRAMKREGQVWIRIFPDKPITQKPAEVRMGKGKGAPEYWVAVIKPGTILFEAGGVNMATAKEALRLAEGKLPIKTKFTVRRDYVE; from the coding sequence ATGTTACAACCGAAACGTACCAAGTTCAGAAAAATGCAGAAAGGCCGTGTGAAAGGTATTGCCACACGCGGACATACTATTGCATTCGGTTCATTTGGTCTGAAAAGCCTGGAAGGTGGCTGGATAACCTCCCGCCAATTAGAAGCTGCTCGTATTGCCGTAACGCGTGCGATGAAGCGTGAAGGTCAGGTTTGGATTCGCATTTTCCCAGATAAGCCCATCACACAGAAGCCTGCAGAGGTTCGTATGGGTAAGGGTAAGGGTGCGCCTGAATATTGGGTAGCAGTAATTAAGCCGGGTACCATTTTGTTTGAAGCAGGTGGTGTGAACATGGCTACAGCAAAAGAAGCTTTGCGCCTTGCCGAAGGTAAGCTGCCTATTAAAACCAAGTTTACAGTAAGACGCGACTACGTAGAATAA
- the rpmC gene encoding 50S ribosomal protein L29, which yields MKSNEIKELNVTELREKITSEKETLRKMKFAHQVSAVENPMKIRETRKLIARLNTELSAKERQK from the coding sequence ATGAAGAGCAACGAAATAAAAGAATTAAATGTGACCGAGCTGCGTGAGAAAATCACCAGTGAGAAGGAAACACTTCGCAAAATGAAATTTGCGCATCAGGTTTCAGCTGTTGAAAACCCGATGAAGATCAGAGAAACAAGAAAGCTCATTGCCCGCCTGAACACGGAGTTGAGCGCTAAAGAACGTCAAAAATAA
- the rpsQ gene encoding 30S ribosomal protein S17: protein MERNLRKERIGKVVSNKMTKSITVAVDRKVKHPIYGKFVHKTTKFMAHDEKNEAGIGDTVLISETRPLSKSKRWRLVEIIEKAK, encoded by the coding sequence ATGGAAAGGAACCTTAGAAAAGAGAGAATTGGTAAAGTGGTGAGCAACAAAATGACGAAGAGCATAACCGTAGCGGTCGACCGTAAGGTTAAGCACCCGATCTATGGTAAGTTCGTTCACAAAACCACCAAATTCATGGCTCACGATGAGAAGAACGAAGCGGGCATTGGTGATACCGTGCTGATTTCAGAAACACGTCCGTTGAGCAAAAGCAAGCGTTGGAGATTAGTTGAGATTATCGAAAAAGCGAAGTAA
- the rplN gene encoding 50S ribosomal protein L14 codes for MIQTESRLSVADNSGAKEVLCVHVLGGSSKRYATVGDKIVVTVKSAMPSSQVKKGTVSRAVVVRTTKEVRRKDGSYIRFEDNAAVLLNAQDEPRGTRIFGPVARELREKQFMKIVSLAPEVI; via the coding sequence ATGATACAAACCGAATCAAGACTTTCTGTTGCAGATAACAGCGGTGCCAAAGAAGTGCTTTGTGTTCACGTTTTAGGTGGAAGCAGCAAGCGCTATGCAACAGTAGGCGATAAAATTGTGGTGACGGTTAAGTCGGCTATGCCGAGCAGCCAGGTAAAGAAAGGTACCGTGTCACGCGCTGTTGTGGTAAGAACCACCAAGGAAGTAAGAAGAAAAGACGGCTCTTACATTCGCTTTGAAGATAACGCTGCCGTTCTTTTGAACGCTCAAGATGAACCTCGCGGAACCCGTATTTTTGGTCCAGTTGCTCGTGAGTTAAGAGAGAAGCAGTTTATGAAAATAGTGTCATTGGCACCTGAAGTGATTTAA
- the rplX gene encoding 50S ribosomal protein L24, whose translation MNRKFNKQPKLHIRKGDMVKVIAGDDKGKTGKVLEVVTAKNRAIVEGINIVTKHEKPSAGKPEGGIKKTEAGVHISNLMLLDPASGNPTRVGRKLNEKGKLQRYSKKTGELIK comes from the coding sequence ATGAACAGAAAGTTTAACAAGCAACCCAAGCTGCACATTCGCAAAGGCGATATGGTGAAGGTTATTGCCGGAGACGATAAAGGCAAAACCGGTAAGGTATTGGAAGTTGTAACCGCAAAGAATCGTGCCATCGTTGAGGGTATCAACATTGTTACGAAGCATGAGAAACCTTCAGCAGGTAAACCTGAAGGAGGAATTAAGAAGACTGAAGCAGGTGTTCACATCAGCAACCTGATGCTCCTTGATCCTGCCAGTGGTAATCCTACCCGCGTTGGCCGAAAGCTAAACGAAAAGGGTAAGCTGCAACGATATTCGAAGAAAACCGGAGAATTGATAAAATAA
- the rplE gene encoding 50S ribosomal protein L5 — MATPRLKEKYVKEIVPALKDKFQYSSVMQVPKIEKISINKGMGIAVTDKKLIDVALEEITAITGQKAVATKSKKAISNFKLREDMPIGVKVTLRGSKMYEFLDRLMNIALPRVRDFRGVNPKGFDGRGNYTLGVKEQIIFPEISIDKVNKISGMDITFVTTAKTDEESYELLKAFGMPFANANKN, encoded by the coding sequence ATGGCTACTCCAAGATTAAAAGAAAAGTACGTTAAGGAAATCGTTCCGGCACTGAAAGATAAGTTTCAGTACAGCTCGGTAATGCAGGTTCCTAAAATTGAAAAGATCAGCATCAACAAGGGTATGGGTATTGCCGTAACCGATAAGAAGTTGATTGATGTAGCGCTTGAAGAAATTACCGCCATTACCGGTCAGAAGGCCGTGGCTACCAAGTCAAAGAAGGCGATTTCTAACTTCAAGTTACGTGAAGACATGCCGATTGGTGTGAAAGTTACCCTTCGCGGCAGCAAAATGTATGAGTTCCTCGACAGACTCATGAACATTGCGCTTCCCCGTGTACGTGACTTCCGCGGTGTGAATCCTAAAGGATTTGATGGCCGTGGTAACTACACGCTTGGTGTAAAAGAACAGATCATTTTCCCTGAGATTTCCATCGACAAGGTGAATAAGATCAGCGGTATGGATATCACATTTGTGACGACTGCTAAAACTGATGAAGAAAGTTACGAGCTCCTGAAAGCTTTCGGGATGCCGTTCGCTAATGCTAATAAGAATTAA
- the rpsN gene encoding 30S ribosomal protein S14 yields MAKLSVIARQTKREKLVAVHAAKRKALKEAGDYLALDKLPRNASPVRLKNRCKLTGRPKGYMGKFGVCRNVFREMASAGKIPGLTKASW; encoded by the coding sequence ATGGCTAAATTATCTGTAATTGCAAGGCAAACCAAAAGAGAGAAGTTGGTAGCGGTTCACGCAGCCAAGCGCAAGGCTTTGAAAGAAGCCGGTGACTACCTGGCGCTGGATAAGCTTCCACGTAACGCCTCTCCGGTGCGCCTGAAAAACAGGTGTAAACTTACGGGTCGTCCGAAGGGGTATATGGGAAAGTTTGGCGTTTGCCGTAACGTTTTCCGTGAAATGGCCTCTGCGGGTAAAATCCCGGGTTTAACCAAGGCTAGCTGGTAA
- the rpsH gene encoding 30S ribosomal protein S8 produces the protein MTDPISDYLTRLRNAIKSNHKVVEIPASNLKKEITKVLFDKGYILNYKFEEGPTPQGTIKIALKYNPETRESAITRLQRVSTPGLRKYVNTGTLPRVMNGLGVAIISTSRGVVTDKEARKLNVGGEVLCYVY, from the coding sequence ATGACTGATCCTATTTCAGACTATTTGACCAGGTTGCGTAACGCAATCAAATCCAACCACAAAGTGGTAGAGATTCCTGCGTCCAACCTGAAGAAAGAAATAACCAAGGTGTTATTTGACAAAGGTTATATCCTTAACTACAAGTTTGAGGAAGGCCCCACGCCACAGGGTACAATCAAGATTGCCTTGAAGTACAATCCTGAAACGCGTGAGTCGGCCATAACCCGATTGCAGCGTGTAAGTACACCCGGCTTGAGAAAGTATGTCAATACAGGTACCCTTCCTCGCGTGATGAACGGACTTGGTGTGGCGATTATCTCAACCTCACGTGGTGTAGTTACCGATAAGGAAGCCCGCAAATTGAATGTGGGTGGTGAAGTATTGTGTTACGTGTATTAA